Proteins encoded in a region of the Gallus gallus isolate bGalGal1 chromosome 35, bGalGal1.mat.broiler.GRCg7b, whole genome shotgun sequence genome:
- the LOC112531056 gene encoding flocculation protein FLO11 isoform X21: MPRLKQRRPQPLRYGSPGASPAPRRPPKEPSSSPSSSSSSSSGTPPAMPSEPDPPYRRRPTPQTPPNSGGCPLDIPLLLEELRVLQQRQLRQMQLTEDICRQVLLLGALSTPKSRAPPTPPPPPHKKPHFITGKPFFPLFPPKNQPHAAAFFLATPYRGVGVTPVVSAHPPNLGGGDAGGTRHECGFCGKGFGSESARQIHLRSHTGERPYGCSVCGNRFTTRGNLKVHYHRHRQKVPRLAVSPQPTNRGQLASSNTQLASSNNQLASSSMEPLLNTQLASSNNQLASSNTQLASSNNQLASSSMEPLLNTQLASSNTQLASSNTQLASNNNQLASSSMEPLLNTQLASSNTQLASSNNQLASNSMEPLVNTQLASSNNQLASSNTQLASSNTQLASSNNQLASNSMEPLLNIQLASSNTQLASNNNQLASSSMEPLINTQLASSNTQLASSNNQLASNSMEPLVNTQLASSNNQLASSNNQSASNSVQQLVNTQLASSDTQLASNNNQLASNSMEPLVNTQLASSNNHLASSNAQLASSNNQLASNSMEPLVNTQLASSNNHLASSNTQLVSNSMQPLINTQLASSNSHLASSSNQLASNNNQLASKGVQPLANTQLASSNTHLASNNIKLSSSNTQLAAGNVQPLVNIQLASSNTQLASNSVQLLVNTQLASSNNQLASKNIQSASSNTQPLSSTQPTSSNTQAMAKNTQLASNNTQLMANNTQSTSNNNQLMANTQSTSNNTHLMANNNQLTSSNTQLASNNTQLMANNTQSTSNNTQLMANNTQSTSNNNQLMANTQSTSNNTQLMANNTQLTSSNTQLASNNTQLMANNTQSTSSNTQLMANNTQLISNNTQLMANNTQSTSNNNQLMANNTQSTSSNTQLIANNNPLTSSNTQLASNNTQLTSSNTQLTSNNTQLMANNTQSTSNNTQLMANNTQSTSNNNQLMANNTQSTSNNNQLLANTRMNNNTQARSANTQLNSNNTPVTSSNTQPISDTQPVPTNTLPSTNTLPSTNTLPSTNTQPPPSNTQPTGNTQSVPEAQPMSANTQLISNTQLISNTQPKSLNSQLMSADTQPTPDTQLMADDTQSISDNTQPTSSNTQLLANNTQSVSNTQLTADNTPPISNNAPPISSTQLMATNTQPNSSNTQLISNTPLMANNIQLMANNTQQISSTQLISSNTQMISNTSPPISNTQLMANNTQPSSNTQLTTTNTQLTFNTTPPISNTQLMATNTQLTSNTTPRISNTQPMATNNQLTSNTTPPLSNTQLTANNTQLMATNTQLTATNTQLTSNTTPPISNTQLTATNTQLMATNTQLTSSTTPPISNTQLTATNTQLMATNTQLTATNTPPISNTQLTANNTQLMANNTQLTATNTQLTATNTQLTSSNTQLTSNTQLMATNTQLTTTNTQLMATNTQLMATNTQLTSNTTPPISNTQLMATNTQLTATNTQLTSSNTQLTSNTQLMATNTQLTTTNTQLMATNTQLMATNTQLTSNTTPPISNTQLMATNTQLTATNTQLTSSNTQLTSNTQLMATNTQLTTTNTQLMATNTQLMATNTQLTSNTTPPISNTQLMATNTQLTATNTQLTSSNTQLTSNTQLMATNTQLTATNTQLTSNTTPPISNTQLLTTTIQPLPTNTVLLLKTTDVQPRLGDENTPPSQTPKPRTTGWAFLGAPPHFWVPPISETTKLPQLVAKYPQPTGGGTRTQCPVCRRVLSCPRGSRSYFGGHIPFRCRVCGRGFSSRGHLRAHFGGHRGVPPNSCSVGDGVGSQQRVRGYLGRGPLPHGEGEERNEEEEEEDGEEEAGEADPQIGGGPPKEEEEEEGRKAERRGRAGSPPRNTGRGTEDTEPPPKKQGKGEK, encoded by the exons ATGCCGCGGTTGAagcagcgccggccgcagccgcTCCGATACG GCTCCCCCGGTGCCTCCCCAgccccccgccgccctcccaaggagccttcctcctccccctcctcctcctcctcctcctcctcggggACCCCTCCAGCCATGCCATCAGAACCGGACCCCCCATACCGCCGTCGCCCCACACCTCAAACCCCCCCAAATTCGGGGGGCTGCCCCCTGGACATCCCACTGTTGCTGGAAGAGCTGCGGGTGTTGCAACAGCGTCAGCTCCGCCAGATGCAGCTGACCGAGGACATCTGTCGCCAGGTCCTCCTCctgggggctctgagcaccccaAAATCCCGCGCCCCCCCGaccccgcctccccccccccacaaaaaGCCCCATTTCATCACGGGGAAaccttttttccctcttttcccccccaaaaaccaACCTCACGCCGCCGCCTTCTTCTTAGCAACTCCCTACCGCGGGGTCGGGGTGACGCCGGTGGTCTCGGCCCACCCCCCAAATTTAGGTGGGGGGGACGCGGGGGGGACACGTCACGAGTGTGGGTTTTGTGGGAAGGGGTTCGGGAGTGAGAGCGCCCGGCAGATCCACCTGAGGTCCCACACAGGAGAACGGCCCTACGGCTGTAGTGTCTGCGGCAACCGGTTCACCACGCGTGGCAACCTGAAGGTTCACTACCACCGGCACCGACAGAAGGTCCCCCGCCTGGCCGTGAGCCCACAGCCCACCAACAGGGGCCAGTTGGCCTCCAGCAACACCCAGTTGGCCTCCAGCAACAACCAGCTGGCTTCCAGCAGCATGGAACCACTTCTCAACACCCAGTTGGCCTCCAGCAACAACCAGTTGGCCTCCAGCAACACCCAGTTGGCCTCCAGCAACAACCAGCTGGCTTCCAGCAGCATGGAACCACTTCTCAACACCCAGTTGGCCTCCAGCAACACCCAGTTGGCCTCCAGTAACACCCAGTTGGCCTCCAACAACAACCAGTTGGCTTCCAGCAGCATGGAACCACTTCTCAACACCCAGTTGGCCTCCAGCAACACCCAGTTGGCCTCCAGCAACAACCAGTTGGCTTCCAACAGCATGGAACCACTTGTCAACACCCAGTTGGCCTCCAGCAACAACCAG TTGGCCTCCAGCAACACCCAGTTGGCCTCCAGCAACACCCAGTTGGCCTCCAGCAACAACCAGTTGGCCTCCAACAGCATGGAACCACTTCTCAACATCCAGTTGGCCTCCAGCAACACCCAGTTGGCCTCCAACAACAACCAGTTGGCTTCCAGCAGCATGGAACCACTTATCAACACCCAGCTGGCCTCCAGCAACACCCAGTTGGCCTCCAGCAACAACCAGTTGGCTTCCAACAGCATGGAACCACTTGTCAACACCCAGTTGGCCTCCAGCAACAACCAGTTGGCCTCCAGCAACAACCAGTCGGCCTCCAACAGCGTGCAACAACTTGTCAACACCCAGCTGGCCTCCAGCGACACACAGTTGGCATCCAACAACAACCAGCTGGCTTCCAACAGCATGGAACCACTTGTCAACACCCAGTTGGCCTCCAGCAACAACCATTTGGCCTCCAGCAACGCCCAGTTGGCCTCCAGTAACAACCAGTTGGCTTCCAACAGCATGGAACCGCTTGTCAACACCCAGCTGGCCTCCAGCAACAACCATTTGGCCTCCAGCAACACCCAGTTGGTCTCCAACAGTATGCAACCACTCATCAACACCCAACTGGCCTCCAGCAACAGTCACTTGGCCTCTAGCAGCAATCAGTTGGCCTCCAACAACAACCAGCTGGCTTCCAAGGGCGTGCAACCTCTTGCCAACACCCAGTTGGCTTCCAGCAACACCCACCTGGCCTCCAACAACATCAAATTGTCCTCCAGCAACACCCAGTTGGCCGCCGGCAACGTGCAACCACTTGTCAACATCCAGCTGGCCTCCAGCAACACGCAACTGGCCTCCAACAGCGTGCAACTGCTTGTCAACACCCAACTGGCCTCCAGCAACAACCAGCTGGCCTCTAAAAACATTCAGTCGGCTTCCAGCAACACCCAACCACTCAGCAGCACTCAACCGACCTCCAGCAACACCCAAGCGATGGCTAAAAACACCCAGCTGGCCTCCAACAACACCCAACTGATGGCAAACAACACCCAATCGACCTCCAACAACAACCAGCTAATGGCCAACACCCAGTCGACCTCCAACAACACCCATCTGATGGCAAACAACAACCAACTGACATCCAGCAACACCCAGCTGGCCTCCAACAACACCCAACTGATGGCCAACAACACCCAATCGACCTCCAACAACACCCAACTGATGGCCAACAACACCCAATCGACCTCCAACAACAACCAGCTGATGGCCAACACCCAGTCGACCTCCAACAACACCCAACTGATGGCAAACAACACCCAACTGACATCCAGCAACACCCAGCTGGCCTCCAACAACACCCAACTGATGGCCAACAACACCCAATCGACCTCCAGCAACACCCAACTGATGGCAAACAACACCCAATTGATCTCCAACAACACCCAACTGATGGCCAACAACACCCAATCGACCTCCAACAACAACCAGCTGATGGCCAACAACACCCAATCGACCTCCAGCAACACCCAACTGATAGCAAACAACAACCCACTGACATCCAGCAACACCCAGCTGGCCTCCAACAACACCCAACTGACATCCAGCAACACCCAGCTGACCTCCAACAACACCCAACTGATGGCCAACAACACCCAATCGACCTCCAACAACACCCAACTGATGGCCAACAACACCCAATCGACCTCCAACAACAACCAGCTGATGGCCAACAACACCCAATCGACCTCCAACAACAACCAGCTGCTGGCCAACACCCGAATGAACAACAACACCCAAGCACGGTCCGCCAACACTCAACTCAACTCCAACAACACCCCAGTGACGTCCAGCAACACCCAACCAATCTCTGACACCCAACCCGTCCCCACCAACACCCTCCCCTCTACCAACACCCTCCCCTCTACCAACACCCTCCCCTCTACCAACACCCAACCGCCTCCCAGCAACACCCAACCAACGGGCAACACCCAGTCGGTGCCTGAAGCTCAGCCAATGTCTGCCAACACCCAACTGATCTCCAACACCCAACTGATCTCCAACACCCAACCGAAGTCCCTGAACAGCCAACTGATGTCTGCTGACACCCAACCAACGCCCGACACCCAGCTGATGGCGGATGACACCCAGTCTATCTCCGACAACACCCAGCCAACCTCCAGCAACACCCAACTGTTGGCTAACAACACCCAATCAGTCTCCAACACCCAACTGACAGCCGACAACACCCCACCCATCTCCAACAACGCCCCGCCCATCTCCAGCACCCAACTGATGGCCACCAACACCCAACCAAATTCCAGCAACACCCAGCTGATCTCCAACACCCCACTGATGGCCAACAACATCCAACTGATGGCCAACAACACCCAACAGATCTCCAGCACCCAACTGATCTCCAGCAACACCCAAATGATCTCCAACACCAGCCCACCCATCTCTAACACCCAACTGATGGCCAACAACACCCAACCCTCCTCCAACACCCAACTGACGACCACCAACACCCAGCTGACCTTCAACACCACCCCACCCATCTCCAACACCCAACTGATGGCCACCAACACCCAACTGACCTCCAACACCACCCCACGCATCTCCAACACCCAACCGATGGCCACCAACAACCAACTGACCTCCAACACCACCCCACCCCTCTCCAACACCCAACTGACGGCCAACAACACCCAACTGATGGCCACCAACACCCAACTGACGGCCACCAACACCCAACTGACCTCCAACACCACCCCCCCCATCTCCAACACCCAACTGACGGCCACCAACACCCAACTGATGGCCACCAACACCCAGCTGACCTCCAGCACCACCCCCCCCATCTCCAACACCCAACTGACGGCCACCAACACCCAACTGATGGCCACCAACACCCAACTGACGGCCACCAACACCCCACCCATCTCCAACACCCAACTGACGGCCAACAACACCCAACTGATGGCCAACAACACCCAACTGACAGCCACCAACACCCAACTGACAGCCACCAACACCCAACTGACCTCCAGCAACACTCAACTGACCTCCAACACCCAACTGATGGCCACCAACACCCAACTGACGACCACCAACACCCAACTGATGGCCACCAACACCCAACTGATGGCCACCAACACCCAACTGACCTCCAACACCACCCCACCCATCTCCAACACCCAACTGATGGCCACCAACACCCAACTGACAGCCACCAACACCCAACTGACCTCCAGCAACACTCAACTGACCTCCAACACCCAACTGATGGCCACCAACACCCAACTGACGACCACCAACACCCAACTGATGGCCACCAACACCCAACTGATGGCCACCAACACCCAACTGACCTCCAACACCACCCCACCCATCTCCAACACCCAACTGATGGCCACCAACACCCAACTGACAGCCACCAACACCCAACTGACCTCCAGCAACACTCAACTGACCTCCAACACCCAACTGATGGCCACCAACACCCAACTGACGACCACCAACACCCAACTGATGGCCACCAACACCCAACTGATGGCCACCAACACCCAACTGACCTCCAACACCACCCCACCCATCTCCAACACCCAACTGATGGCCACCAACACCCAACTGACGGCCACCAACACCCAACTGACCTCCAGCAACACTCAACTGACCTCCAACACCCAACTGATGGCCACCAACACCCAACTGACGGCCACCAACACCCAACTGACCTCCAACACCACTCCCCCCATCTCCAACACCCAACTGCTGACCACCACCATACAACCTCTCCCCACCAACACCGTCCTCCTACTGAAGACAACCGACGTCCAACCGAGGCTGGGTGACGAAAACACCCCTCCATCCCAAACCCCCAAACCCAGAACCACCGGTTGGGCATTTTTGGGTGCTCCCCCCCATTTTTGGGTCCCCCCCATTTCGGAAACCACCAAACTCCCCCAATTGGTGGCAAAATACCCCCAACCAACAGGCGGAGGGACCCGAACCCAATGCCCGGTGTGCCGCCGGGTGTTGAGCTGCCCACGGGGGTCACGGTCGTATTTTGGGGGTCACATCCCCTTCCGGTGTAGGGTCTGTGGGAGGGGGTTCTCCAGTCGGGGTCACCTGAGGGCTCATTTTGGGGGTCACCGCGGGGTACCCCCGAATTCCTGTAGCGTTGGCGATGGCGTGGGGTCGCAACAACGCGTCCGGGGGTATTTGGGGAGGGGGCCGCTGCCCCACGGAGAGGGGGAAGAGAGgaacgaggaggaggaggaggaggatggagaggaagaAGCGGGCGAAGCGGACCCCCAAATTGGGGGGGGACCCCcgaaggaggaagaggaggaggaggggaggaaggcgGAGAGGAGGGGACGCGCGGGGAG TCCCCCCAGGAACACAGGGAGGGGCACAGAGGACACGgagcccccccccaaaaaacaggggaagggggagaaatAA
- the LOC112531056 gene encoding mucin-4 isoform X17, giving the protein MPRLKQRRPQPLRYGSPGASPAPRRPPKEPSSSPSSSSSSSSGTPPAMPSEPDPPYRRRPTPQTPPNSGGCPLDIPLLLEELRVLQQRQLRQMQLTEDICRQVLLLGALSTPKSRAPPTPPPPPHKKPHFITGKPFFPLFPPKNQPHAAAFFLATPYRGVGVTPVVSAHPPNLGGGDAGGTRHECGFCGKGFGSESARQIHLRSHTGERPYGCSVCGNRFTTRGNLKVHYHRHRQKVPRLAVSPQPTNRGQLASSNTQLASSNNQLASSSMEPLLNTQLASNNNQLASSSMEPLLNTQLASSNTQLASSNNQLASNSMEPLVNTQLASSNNQLASSNTQLASSNNQLASNSMEPLVNTQLASSNNQLASSSMEPLLNTHVASSNTQLASNNNQLASSSMEPLLNTQLASSNTQLASSNTQLASSNNQLASNSMEPLLNIQLASSNTQLASNNNQLASSSMEPLINTQLASSNTQLASSNNQLASNSMEPLVNTQLASSNNQLASSNNQSASNSVQQLVNTQLASSDTQLASNNNQLASNSMEPLVNTQLASSNNHLASSNAQLASSNNQLASNSMEPLVNTQLASSNNHLASSNTQLVSNSMQPLINTQLASSNSHLASSSNQLASNNNQLASKGVQPLANTQLASSNTHLASNNIKLSSSNTQLAAGNVQPLVNIQLASSNTQLASNSVQLLVNTQLASSNNQLASKNIQSASSNTQPLSSTQPTSSNTQAMAKNTQLASNNTQLMANNTQSTSNNNQLMANTQSTSNNTHLMANNNQLTSSNTQLASNNTQLMANNTQSTSNNTQLMANNTQSTSNNNQLMANTQSTSNNTQLMANNTQLTSSNTQLASNNTQLMANNTQSTSSNTQLMANNTQLISNNTQLMANNTQSTSNNNQLMANNTQSTSSNTQLIANNNPLTSSNTQLASNNTQLTSSNTQLTSNNTQLMANNTQSTSNNTQLMANNTQSTSNNNQLMANNTQSTSNNNQLLANTRMNNNTQARSANTQLNSNNTPVTSSNTQPISDTQPVPTNTLPSTNTLPSTNTLPSTNTQPPPSNTQPTGNTQSVPEAQPMSANTQLISNTQLISNTQPKSLNSQLMSADTQPTPDTQLMADDTQSISDNTQPTSSNTQLLANNTQSVSNTQLTADNTPPISNNAPPISSTQLMATNTQPNSSNTQLISNTPLMANNIQLMANNTQQISSTQLISSNTQMISNTSPPISNTQLMANNTQPSSNTQLTTTNTQLTFNTTPPISNTQLMATNTQLTSNTTPRISNTQPMATNNQLTSNTTPPLSNTQLTANNTQLMATNTQLTATNTQLTSNTTPPISNTQLTATNTQLMATNTQLTSSTTPPISNTQLTATNTQLMATNTQLTATNTPPISNTQLTANNTQLMANNTQLTATNTQLTATNTQLTSSNTQLTSNTQLMATNTQLTTTNTQLMATNTQLMATNTQLTSNTTPPISNTQLMATNTQLTATNTQLTSSNTQLTSNTQLMATNTQLTTTNTQLMATNTQLMATNTQLTSNTTPPISNTQLMATNTQLTATNTQLTSSNTQLTSNTQLMATNTQLTTTNTQLMATNTQLMATNTQLTSNTTPPISNTQLMATNTQLTATNTQLTSSNTQLTSNTQLMATNTQLTATNTQLTSNTTPPISNTQLLTTTIQPLPTNTVLLLKTTDVQPRLGDENTPPSQTPKPRTTGWAFLGAPPHFWVPPISETTKLPQLVAKYPQPTGGGTRTQCPVCRRVLSCPRGSRSYFGGHIPFRCRVCGRGFSSRGHLRAHFGGHRGVPPNSCSVGDGVGSQQRVRGYLGRGPLPHGEGEERNEEEEEEDGEEEAGEADPQIGGGPPKEEEEEEGRKAERRGRAGSPPRNTGRGTEDTEPPPKKQGKGEK; this is encoded by the exons ATGCCGCGGTTGAagcagcgccggccgcagccgcTCCGATACG GCTCCCCCGGTGCCTCCCCAgccccccgccgccctcccaaggagccttcctcctccccctcctcctcctcctcctcctcctcggggACCCCTCCAGCCATGCCATCAGAACCGGACCCCCCATACCGCCGTCGCCCCACACCTCAAACCCCCCCAAATTCGGGGGGCTGCCCCCTGGACATCCCACTGTTGCTGGAAGAGCTGCGGGTGTTGCAACAGCGTCAGCTCCGCCAGATGCAGCTGACCGAGGACATCTGTCGCCAGGTCCTCCTCctgggggctctgagcaccccaAAATCCCGCGCCCCCCCGaccccgcctccccccccccacaaaaaGCCCCATTTCATCACGGGGAAaccttttttccctcttttcccccccaaaaaccaACCTCACGCCGCCGCCTTCTTCTTAGCAACTCCCTACCGCGGGGTCGGGGTGACGCCGGTGGTCTCGGCCCACCCCCCAAATTTAGGTGGGGGGGACGCGGGGGGGACACGTCACGAGTGTGGGTTTTGTGGGAAGGGGTTCGGGAGTGAGAGCGCCCGGCAGATCCACCTGAGGTCCCACACAGGAGAACGGCCCTACGGCTGTAGTGTCTGCGGCAACCGGTTCACCACGCGTGGCAACCTGAAGGTTCACTACCACCGGCACCGACAGAAGGTCCCCCGCCTGGCCGTGAGCCCACAGCCCACCAACAGGGGCCAGTTGGCCTCCAGCAACACCCAGTTGGCCTCCAGCAACAACCAGCTGGCTTCCAGCAGCATGGAACCACTTCTCAACACCCAG TTGGCCTCCAACAACAACCAGTTGGCTTCCAGCAGCATGGAACCACTTCTCAACACCCAGTTGGCCTCCAGCAACACCCAGTTGGCCTCCAGCAACAACCAGTTGGCTTCCAACAGCATGGAACCACTTGTCAACACCCAGTTGGCCTCCAGCAACAACCAGTTGGCCTCCAGCAACACCCAGTTGGCCTCCAGCAACAACCAGTTGGCTTCCAACAGCATGGAACCACTTGTCAACACCCAGTTGGCCTCCAGCAACAACCAGCTGGCTTCCAGCAGCATGGAACCACTTCTCAACACCCACGTGGCCTCCAGCAACACCCAGTTGGCCTCCAACAACAACCAGCTGGCTTCCAGCAGCATGGAACCACTTCTCAACACCCAGTTGGCCTCCAGCAACACCCAGTTGGCCTCCAGCAACACCCAGTTGGCCTCCAGCAACAACCAGTTGGCCTCCAACAGCATGGAACCACTTCTCAACATCCAGTTGGCCTCCAGCAACACCCAGTTGGCCTCCAACAACAACCAGTTGGCTTCCAGCAGCATGGAACCACTTATCAACACCCAGCTGGCCTCCAGCAACACCCAGTTGGCCTCCAGCAACAACCAGTTGGCTTCCAACAGCATGGAACCACTTGTCAACACCCAGTTGGCCTCCAGCAACAACCAGTTGGCCTCCAGCAACAACCAGTCGGCCTCCAACAGCGTGCAACAACTTGTCAACACCCAGCTGGCCTCCAGCGACACACAGTTGGCATCCAACAACAACCAGCTGGCTTCCAACAGCATGGAACCACTTGTCAACACCCAGTTGGCCTCCAGCAACAACCATTTGGCCTCCAGCAACGCCCAGTTGGCCTCCAGTAACAACCAGTTGGCTTCCAACAGCATGGAACCGCTTGTCAACACCCAGCTGGCCTCCAGCAACAACCATTTGGCCTCCAGCAACACCCAGTTGGTCTCCAACAGTATGCAACCACTCATCAACACCCAACTGGCCTCCAGCAACAGTCACTTGGCCTCTAGCAGCAATCAGTTGGCCTCCAACAACAACCAGCTGGCTTCCAAGGGCGTGCAACCTCTTGCCAACACCCAGTTGGCTTCCAGCAACACCCACCTGGCCTCCAACAACATCAAATTGTCCTCCAGCAACACCCAGTTGGCCGCCGGCAACGTGCAACCACTTGTCAACATCCAGCTGGCCTCCAGCAACACGCAACTGGCCTCCAACAGCGTGCAACTGCTTGTCAACACCCAACTGGCCTCCAGCAACAACCAGCTGGCCTCTAAAAACATTCAGTCGGCTTCCAGCAACACCCAACCACTCAGCAGCACTCAACCGACCTCCAGCAACACCCAAGCGATGGCTAAAAACACCCAGCTGGCCTCCAACAACACCCAACTGATGGCAAACAACACCCAATCGACCTCCAACAACAACCAGCTAATGGCCAACACCCAGTCGACCTCCAACAACACCCATCTGATGGCAAACAACAACCAACTGACATCCAGCAACACCCAGCTGGCCTCCAACAACACCCAACTGATGGCCAACAACACCCAATCGACCTCCAACAACACCCAACTGATGGCCAACAACACCCAATCGACCTCCAACAACAACCAGCTGATGGCCAACACCCAGTCGACCTCCAACAACACCCAACTGATGGCAAACAACACCCAACTGACATCCAGCAACACCCAGCTGGCCTCCAACAACACCCAACTGATGGCCAACAACACCCAATCGACCTCCAGCAACACCCAACTGATGGCAAACAACACCCAATTGATCTCCAACAACACCCAACTGATGGCCAACAACACCCAATCGACCTCCAACAACAACCAGCTGATGGCCAACAACACCCAATCGACCTCCAGCAACACCCAACTGATAGCAAACAACAACCCACTGACATCCAGCAACACCCAGCTGGCCTCCAACAACACCCAACTGACATCCAGCAACACCCAGCTGACCTCCAACAACACCCAACTGATGGCCAACAACACCCAATCGACCTCCAACAACACCCAACTGATGGCCAACAACACCCAATCGACCTCCAACAACAACCAGCTGATGGCCAACAACACCCAATCGACCTCCAACAACAACCAGCTGCTGGCCAACACCCGAATGAACAACAACACCCAAGCACGGTCCGCCAACACTCAACTCAACTCCAACAACACCCCAGTGACGTCCAGCAACACCCAACCAATCTCTGACACCCAACCCGTCCCCACCAACACCCTCCCCTCTACCAACACCCTCCCCTCTACCAACACCCTCCCCTCTACCAACACCCAACCGCCTCCCAGCAACACCCAACCAACGGGCAACACCCAGTCGGTGCCTGAAGCTCAGCCAATGTCTGCCAACACCCAACTGATCTCCAACACCCAACTGATCTCCAACACCCAACCGAAGTCCCTGAACAGCCAACTGATGTCTGCTGACACCCAACCAACGCCCGACACCCAGCTGATGGCGGATGACACCCAGTCTATCTCCGACAACACCCAGCCAACCTCCAGCAACACCCAACTGTTGGCTAACAACACCCAATCAGTCTCCAACACCCAACTGACAGCCGACAACACCCCACCCATCTCCAACAACGCCCCGCCCATCTCCAGCACCCAACTGATGGCCACCAACACCCAACCAAATTCCAGCAACACCCAGCTGATCTCCAACACCCCACTGATGGCCAACAACATCCAACTGATGGCCAACAACACCCAACAGATCTCCAGCACCCAACTGATCTCCAGCAACACCCAAATGATCTCCAACACCAGCCCACCCATCTCTAACACCCAACTGATGGCCAACAACACCCAACCCTCCTCCAACACCCAACTGACGACCACCAACACCCAGCTGACCTTCAACACCACCCCACCCATCTCCAACACCCAACTGATGGCCACCAACACCCAACTGACCTCCAACACCACCCCACGCATCTCCAACACCCAACCGATGGCCACCAACAACCAACTGACCTCCAACACCACCCCACCCCTCTCCAACACCCAACTGACGGCCAACAACACCCAACTGATGGCCACCAACACCCAACTGACGGCCACCAACACCCAACTGACCTCCAACACCACCCCCCCCATCTCCAACACCCAACTGACGGCCACCAACACCCAACTGATGGCCACCAACACCCAGCTGACCTCCAGCACCACCCCCCCCATCTCCAACACCCAACTGACGGCCACCAACACCCAACTGATGGCCACCAACACCCAACTGACGGCCACCAACACCCCACCCATCTCCAACACCCAACTGACGGCCAACAACACCCAACTGATGGCCAACAACACCCAACTGACAGCCACCAACACCCAACTGACAGCCACCAACACCCAACTGACCTCCAGCAACACTCAACTGACCTCCAACACCCAACTGATGGCCACCAACACCCAACTGACGACCACCAACACCCAACTGATGGCCACCAACACCCAACTGATGGCCACCAACACCCAACTGACCTCCAACACCACCCCACCCATCTCCAACACCCAACTGATGGCCACCAACACCCAACTGACAGCCACCAACACCCAACTGACCTCCAGCAACACTCAACTGACCTCCAACACCCAACTGATGGCCACCAACACCCAACTGACGACCACCAACACCCAACTGATGGCCACCAACACCCAACTGATGGCCACCAACACCCAACTGACCTCCAACACCACCCCACCCATCTCCAACACCCAACTGATGGCCACCAACACCCAACTGACAGCCACCAACACCCAACTGACCTCCAGCAACACTCAACTGACCTCCAACACCCAACTGATGGCCACCAACACCCAACTGACGACCACCAACACCCAACTGATGGCCACCAACACCCAACTGATGGCCACCAACACCCAACTGACCTCCAACACCACCCCACCCATCTCCAACACCCAACTGATGGCCACCAACACCCAACTGACGGCCACCAACACCCAACTGACCTCCAGCAACACTCAACTGACCTCCAACACCCAACTGATGGCCACCAACACCCAACTGACGGCCACCAACACCCAACTGACCTCCAACACCACTCCCCCCATCTCCAACACCCAACTGCTGACCACCACCATACAACCTCTCCCCACCAACACCGTCCTCCTACTGAAGACAACCGACGTCCAACCGAGGCTGGGTGACGAAAACACCCCTCCATCCCAAACCCCCAAACCCAGAACCACCGGTTGGGCATTTTTGGGTGCTCCCCCCCATTTTTGGGTCCCCCCCATTTCGGAAACCACCAAACTCCCCCAATTGGTGGCAAAATACCCCCAACCAACAGGCGGAGGGACCCGAACCCAATGCCCGGTGTGCCGCCGGGTGTTGAGCTGCCCACGGGGGTCACGGTCGTATTTTGGGGGTCACATCCCCTTCCGGTGTAGGGTCTGTGGGAGGGGGTTCTCCAGTCGGGGTCACCTGAGGGCTCATTTTGGGGGTCACCGCGGGGTACCCCCGAATTCCTGTAGCGTTGGCGATGGCGTGGGGTCGCAACAACGCGTCCGGGGGTATTTGGGGAGGGGGCCGCTGCCCCACGGAGAGGGGGAAGAGAGgaacgaggaggaggaggaggaggatggagaggaagaAGCGGGCGAAGCGGACCCCCAAATTGGGGGGGGACCCCcgaaggaggaagaggaggaggaggggaggaaggcgGAGAGGAGGGGACGCGCGGGGAG TCCCCCCAGGAACACAGGGAGGGGCACAGAGGACACGgagcccccccccaaaaaacaggggaagggggagaaatAA